The Cicer arietinum cultivar CDC Frontier isolate Library 1 chromosome 1, Cicar.CDCFrontier_v2.0, whole genome shotgun sequence genome contains the following window.
GAGATTTAAACGGTCATATGAATGGAGCATTGGAGAATCTTTGTCATATGTTAAAAATGCTTCTACCAGATGATAGACAATCAgaggattaacatttatcaaAAAGttgactaaattatatttaagcaACGACCTTCCACATAGAGAATTTGTCCAAATGATTAACTCAGGTAAGgggatttgatttttttagagCATTGACTAGACGATAATGTTACTTGAATATTTGAGAATTGTAACACACCGATTTTTAACAGTGtggatgtatttttttttcaaaaacaatttaataaaaatatcatgtcgtaacacaaacgacaaaagtcataaataattacatcataatatACAACCGACCAAAAATAGTTTGTTTCAAATACATAAGTTCCATTGCGACAACAACATGGCAATAAGGAagggagaataaataaaatcctaatttgatCATTAATCTAATTGAGGGTGATTGTGTACTGAGGATCCACGAGCGGCATCAAGCCTCGCTACTTTCGATTGCAAATCAAAATCATTGTTATGCCACGTCTTCGGCGTCGTTACAATTCCAACACGATTTCAAACTCTAATAACCTGGGGCGTAAGCCCGATCGACAATAATGTAAAgagtcaccaaccaaaattaacaaataacacttagcacaattcttatatttcaaatgctcaagagaacctttcgtcttagcatactcctcgaaaaagttttcatatgtcaaaaatgcataaacaatgttgaaaaatgaagtttttgacaaactgcactgttgtattcaaatatagCATTTTCGTAGTtaaatacaagtgctaagtcagtagcaaaaattgcattgttgtattcaaatacaacaccGTCGTAGctgaatacaagtgctaagtcagtggcaaaaatcactcagttgtattcaaatacgagGTTTCGCATCCGAATAcaaagttaaaattttgaataaaaactaAACGTTACAGCCATGTATTCAACTACACACtgcatgtagtcgaatacaactgttAAATATTGCacgttttcaatttttaaaatagttttgaatCATTTAATACTTACGATATAAAGTCCATCAAtaacacttcaaacattcataatatcaattatgaacacacaATTCATACCAAATTAATATCCACAAATTCATGTCTCAATCACACATCAAACActcataacatcaattatgaacacataattacaacGAAACTTAATCAACATAAATCCGCACATCAAAGCAATTACGGcacaataacaaacaacaaccgagtatgtatgtacaatcatcatagtatagcAAACATGACTCACGTGTCAAGCACcataatgcaatgcgtatatgtcAATGCACATGATTCCGGAATTTCCAACAAAAACCCTCCTCTAAggagcgtaaatcataattgtaccgcctatcacaagctTTAGTACTAATTACTgaggtgcagtctctcacaggctagcacgatttactagagtgtagcCTATCATAGGCCTTACACATCAATTAAATCCTCGTcaggataagatggaccaacTATCACATGGAACCACcatgtggcccatcacggtcactaCTTAACTTCGTgacccatcacggtcaccacttaacactgTGGCCCATCGTGGTCACCACTGACACTATGGCCCATCGTGGTCACCACTGACACTATGgcccatcacgatcaccacaagctatgaaatgcatgagcatactctgactcttttcatcacaatcattaagtaaatgcagctattaaaagattcctcgtttttaatactcatttaacaccaatgatttttcaaacttatcactGAGCAtactcaaaacattttttttcttgataaaattcataacgcacatattatcaattatgaatacataatcacatcaaattcaatttccacAAATCCACTCCTCAATCACACATAAATCACctcaaattaatctccacaaattcttCCATAATCACACCTTAATCACATCAAGTTtaatcataaattcataatagGTAACAAATCGTATTTTCACtcaaaatgtatatatattcaCGTCGAAATTTATTATCATACAATCACACATTGATCATCcatcaatcacacatatatagtccttatatgcaaactaaaaatttgcaAGAAGCTCTTACCTTCGTTATCGTTTTCTCAACCGTTTTCGCTATCGCGATCAAATACGGTGAAAACTCTCGCTCGCGTCGACACCTCAAAAGTTAGCTCACAAGCACCGTAGTGTGGAGAGGAGTAACTGTCTCTCCTGACACTTCTCGAATGGAAGCTTATATCTAGAAGAGAAAGGAAGgtttatgtttgtttgtttttttggaaACCACCAACACAAACTTtgaaacagaggaagaagaagaaagaaattcTTGAGGCAACAAGGAAAATGTTTTCTtctgtttctttctttctctcgtgtgtgtgtgtgtatatatatatatatatatatatatatatagatatatatatatatatatatatatataattaaaactaattcaacaaatatctaaaaactcttacacacatcacctcactcacatctcaatctaatttaattaaaatatctactctcgtcacAACTCAATTTGACAGatgcattaaatttttttgtaacaagtgacatttttttaaaaaattgtccggtattaaatttttcgtaatataattaaattattcttcgacaaataattttaatcaagtctcaaaatatatatatatatatatatatatatatatattaaacatattaataaCTCTATGAAAATATGTTTTGGGTACTTAATtcaccaaataaaataaaattggctaAATGCCTCAGCAATTCAACGCAAATTACactaaaattacataaattaggAATTTacaaattaagggtcttacaagaATCTTATTGGTATGCTTAGAGTTGTCATAACAGGCTAGCCGACCCATATAAGATCGACCCTAATGGGTTGTGGGTTTCTTCCGACCAAGGCAAAAAACCATGTTTTAATATGGACCGATAAAATACTACCCGAGTCTGGTCCTATAATGGTTGCGGGCTAGGCAGGTAACCtgcttattttttataatatttttttttactaattatatttttaatttatttgcaactcttttaacttgaatttttttttatgttcatTTATTATGATATACTACTTATGCATTAAGTATGAATTAATTTGAATGCTCATTTTCTTTCAtgtccttttaaaaaaaattatggtttaCTCTTTATACACAAACTAAGTTTGGATTTTCCAATTAATACAAAcccaattcaaaattttcaaaacaacacattATCCAAACaatacacaaattaaaataagttcaaATTGTCCAAAAGTTAGAGATATTATATAACACAAtacaaatgaatttatatttatctaacATAACCCAAGCTCAAATAGAGTGCTAAATAGTTCTAATGTCACtctaaaataattctttttagaCTCCTTGagcaatatttatatttttcaaagtgTTAGATGATTGTCCacttagaaaaataaagaaatcgattgttaaaaatatataatcaactaaagataatattatattacaaaagATAatacatacacacacacacacacacacacacatatatatatatatataaccaactAAGTGGATTGAATatattttgaagattttttatgtgaaccaattttactatttttattttttaaaattgattatgcgGGTTGCGGGCTCTCCGGTACCTATACAGGCTAACCTGAATGGGTAACAGATTTATTCGAACCGGGCTAAAAAGCCATAGAAAAATTTGAGTTGAAATTATTAAGCTCAGATCATgtgtttaaattattatttgagtTGAAATTTGTTCTACACTTAAGTACACaatatctttattaattattatttgagtTGAAATTTGTTCTACACTTAAGTACACAATATCTTTATTAGATGTCGCGCTTCAAAAGATGATAGAGGAAATAACACTGAAGAGAGGATGACTGAAATTATCAAAGTAATCAAAATATATGTTTCATTGATCAAACGAAACACTAAAATGCTTATCAAAGGATCTACACACTTATACAACACGTTAAAGTATAAATTGTTCtcacatatattttattatgatcaaaatcaaaattaagaattattatttttcaaatcaacTTGATTATGACAAAGTTGATGTCACTTTAGAGAAGAagataaattcaaaatatatttcttaaaatcagttgaatttgatgtttggatttttaatttgtttgtgttCAAGatctatattatatttttatgggtttcaatttttaaattcatatttatttattttagatctGAGTTTTCAATTTGTTCTAATTTTTGGTTTGATTTTGTGAGTGGACATTAACCTTGGAGAGGAGGAGGAGGATTAAGATAATGATGAGATGATGATAGATAAGGAGTTGAATTTTTTGAGTTTAAAGAGAAAGAAGATACAAAAATTGAAGtactgaattttttatttataaacataaaagttaattaaaataataatttattgatttagacTTGTCACCTCATTATTGATAAACACAccttaataatttaatgatcaCATATCTTAGAATACTTTTAAATCGAATCCAATTCTTTTAAATCTAATGTACtcaatactttaaaaaattaatttttttttaatgtaaaccttttattcaattttttttaaagttttttaacAAGTGCCCTCAAATTTAAGAATACTTATTTAAcatgattttaataatattatattatctattattaatataagaaaagaataatattatattatttgttattaatataagaaaagaatgtactataaattttttacaatgttgtctatttaatttttttttgttttacttaaaGATTAAAtggtaatatattttaataattacttagttcaaataaaaaattgtaaaaaaacacTGCATGTAGAAAactataaaagtaaaaaaaaaaactgaaaaaaaaactgtatatgaaaaactgaaaaataaactATAGAAGAAATATTACACAAAAATACctgcaacaaaaattaaaaattctacacataaatatgaaaaaaatgcaTATGAAAACTGCAATAAAAAAAGTGCAGCTGATtgcatgaatatttttttaatacaaaaaaaatatcaaccatcaatataaaaattgcataataaatatttattattaataaatattaaaaaatagattaaatctttaacattaataaataaataaaatattagtcgTTGATAAATCTAATaagattttttgtttaaaatataacgAAATACATGTAAAATGCATTATAACCCCCCGATTTCTAGttagtatataataataataataataataataataataataataataataataataataataataataataataataattttaagtttattttgtgTTATTTACCATTTTTTAGGCGGACAAAAAagataacaacaaaaaaacataattttaaaatatcaaccatcaatataaaaattgcataataaatatttattattaataaatattaaaaaatagattaaatctttaacattaataaataaataaaatattagtcgTTGATAAATCTAATaagattttttgtttaaaatataacgAAATACATGTAAAATGCATTATAACCCCCCGATTTCTAGttagtatataataataataataataataataataataataataataataataataataataataataataataataataattttaagtttattttgtgTTATTTACCATTTTTTAGGCGGACAAAAAagataacaacaaaaaaacataatttttcctaAGCAATGGAAGATGCGCCATTGCCTTTTCCGTTTTCCCACACCACTCTCTTTGTTTCCACTCCCATCCCAAactatcttcttcttcttcttcccaCTCACCACGTCCAACAACAATTTCACTTCGTCAATCAAACGCCCCCTAGGTAGGGTTTATCACATCCACCCTACTCTCAAACCTCTTCGCACCCAAAACCCTCTTAACCAAACCCTACCCTTCCCGATTCTCTCTTTTCCCGATTCCCCCTCGCCGCAACCTGTAACTGTTTCGCCTTTGCGTTTCGAGAAGCTTCCGTTTCGAAATCGAGCTCTCAAACATTGGTGTGATAAGAAATGAAACGCACCGTTTCGCTTGCGGTAGTGCTGTTCCGCGTTGCGCAATGTCGATAATTTCcaaaactatttaaattaaataaattcaacatttCGGGGTTTTGTGTGTTCGTGGAAAACGGTTAAGAAATCTGTTACGGTatgtttcattcatttttttttttatattgtttcttTTGCGATATGAAATTATGTGTTAATAAATGCTGAATAGACTTAGTTAGTTCATGAATCAGTAGTGAAAATATTGCACATTGTTTTaatgacttttttattttacttttgtaTAGATATATATCTTGTTTTGCTTTGTTGCTTTTATGTTCTTGTTGTTTTGATTAGAGttgtttatatttgtttttttttttgttcaggGGATTCTCTATTGAGTGTGAAGAtagtggttttttttttctttctgttgctTAATTAGGAGTGTTAGTTGAATATCTAGTTTGCATTTTAGAGatgtataataataatcaagTGAATCGTGGTCATAATTCGGGACAGGGTTCTGTCCCTCCACCTTCGGCTGCCCTGCCGCCGCCACCACCACCACTACATTCGGGTTATCAGCATGGTCTGCCACCTCCTCCTCCACCGCCATCTCATTTTCAGCATTTTGTCCCACCACCACCACCAGTAGCTCCTCATGTTTATTCACATGGACCGTCATATTCCATCCCTTCTCGAATGCACCATGGAAATGGAATGGCGCCGCAAACATTCCCTAATGTTGGACAAAACTCACAGCATTCTTCAAATTTAGGTGTGCAGAGTCACAACATTTTGCCCCCGGTTGCTTCCCCTATAGGACCGCCAAGTAGAGTGTTGCCACCTCCCCCACCTCATCCCTCTTCCTCTCAAGGACAAATTTTGCataatcttcatcttcctcCACCACCACTGCCGCCCCCGTTTCGTTCTCCTTCTCTGGATGGTGTTTATCTCCATTCAACTGTTGGGAATTACCAAGTTCCTTCTGTTGCTCCTCCACCACCACTACCACCGTTGCCAGCCTCTCCACCACCAGCTCCGCCATGTCCACCGCCTCCTACCCATCATATGACTTCTACATCCTCCCAAGCTGCGTGCACTGCTGACCCGAACTCGACACAGGTTCCTAGCTTTGAATCGAAGGCTGTGGATTCAGTAGATGGATTTGTAGCTTCCTGTTCATCTGGTATTGTGCCTGTACATAATTCTGATGCCAATCAGGATGGTGGAAATTGTGGAGAGGTTGCTGTTGCCCACAGAAATGAGCTATCGCCAACTACAAGTATGATTTTGGATGTTCCCCCACCTCCGCCTCGGTCAGCAGAAGAAAAAAGTGTAAGCGCTGATTCTGACATGGAGATGGAAGGTTAGTTTGCATTGTTAtctaacactttttttttatgttgtacTCCCTCCGTTCCTTTTTACTTGTCGTTTTTCTAGAAAAAAATTGGTCCTGtttacttttcattttgaaAGTATAATGCAGCATTTATTACTGTTTGTCAATAAATCTCTTACAGAGAGAGAAATAGGtgaaatgaaataataaattatttagaatgtaATATGAAAGATACAAATAATTTCATCAAAAGTAACAAAGTTTATAACAACTAAACAGGAACGGAAATAGTATTAAATTATGGTATCTTTGGTTCTGGTCTAGAATTGGTGAGAGTGCTGAATATGTTACCAAATGTATGAATCTGCTGTTATGTATtcttgatattaatttttttgtattgaATTTGGGTGCTAATAAAATGTGGAGTTTACAACCATTGTTGGAGAAGCCAATGGATGAAAGTTTTATAATATAACATGTAATATACAGGAACTGGATAACACATAGACAGACTGTTCATTTGGTATATTTTCTATAACAGTGACCTTAGAAGTGAATATCTTAGCTATTATTTTCTGATAACCTGTTTTCTGCTGTGTTTATATTGGTGAATAGGAAGAAGTGCATTTGGTGAGGGAGAAGTGGGTGGGTGTAATTGGTATAGTTTAGCTGTTGGTATGCATATTAATTTTTCCTGAAATTTGCTAGGGGAAAGAGAGGAGTAGCCAAAACTTTGATAATGCTTTTTAGAGTatgcttttattttaattatgcttaacaaaaaaagaaaattattttataacttgAGCCTGATCtgctttattttatttctgATGGGCTGGTTAAGATGATATCACGTTTTCTGACAAAGACCAAGGGTCAACTTATGCAATTGAAGTGGTAACTCAGCAGTATGATCGGGCTGATGAGGTGTTTCGCATGAATGAGGAAATACAGCAGCTGCAGAATTCAACAGAAAACAAACTTGCCAAGGGCATCTTATCCAGTGGTGTGGTATGCTCTGGATCCACAGGAGTTGGCAAACAAAATGAAGGTTTCATTTCGAAAAACCGCTGTTAATTGTTTGATTGATTTTTGAATGACTTTTGTGATTAAagtttccttgtgattgttagacatttaaattttttggttaATCAAGTATTCATGGTGGTTGATACTTTGTCAAAATCAGGGACAAAGAAGATTGTTCATTACATTGTAAATTTTAGCACTGGAATCCAGCAATGATTTTTCAGTGCTGAATACAATTAGTACTTTAATGTTGAATAACTTTTCacttcaaaatttaaactttaaacaCCAGTCTAATTGATAAAAACTATAAAGAAATTACACAAATTAATCTGAACTTATGCCAATTGTTTGTGTGAGAGTACTCAGTTTTTATATTGTTACTGACATAGCCCTCTCAGAATTCAGTAGCTCTTACTTGTTAGGAACTCACAATGGAAATAGGGAAATAATAGAAAGGAGAACAAGCAGAAAAACTAGAAAGATTTATTCTCCCAGGGTTTCTCCTTCACAAAGGGTTCCCACTTTCATacaaatttttgaatgaattcCTCCATCTCTTGGCCCTCCCAATTTTCTAATTGATACCCCCTAGCTAATTAACCACTCAAACTGTGCCCTGCCTCTCTACCCTAACAGTAATTGTAGAATGTTATGTGTCTACTTTATTATTTGATGTCAAATCCATGCTGGAGTTAACTATCTGATATATTCCTTTATCCAGCGAATTTTTTATTCGTGTTGATAAGACTCTTAAAATAAAATGCAGGGCCAGGACCCTCATCTGATGTTAAGCCCATGAAATCTGCTAGATCAGTTACCAAGGTTCATAGTCCTGTGAATGACTCAATTGAAGTTGCTGAATCCCTCCTGGGCACTGGGTTGGGAAGATTGGCAGCTCCTCTAGACAAGGATTTTATAAGAAATGATACTTCTGATCACAGCGAAGCCACTAATCCCAATAGAGATTCTGAGCAACTTATGCGGATTGGCAGCCCAATAAGACTTCTTCAAGGTTATGCTTCTGATGAAACTTCAGACAATGAAGATGAAGGCCGTACTGCAGATGCTAATAACGTTTTTACAGTCTCAGCAGGAGCTGATCCTTGTGGCCCAGATGCCCATAAAAATTGTGACAGTTATTTGGAGACTGATATTGGATTTAAAATTCCCACCTGGACTCAAAAGGAGCTTGGGCTACTCTCCAAATCATCACTGGATGGTTCAAAAATATCTCCTTGTTTAGTACAAGAGTCTGAGGGAACCTGTAAAAGATCTGTCACACGTACTAGTGATGGATGTGTTGAGCATAATATTGAAAATCAGATGTCTCTTAATCTTGCTTCTTCAGTAGAAGCTTTCCAAGGAAGAGATGGGTTAGGTGGTACTGGTTTTGACATTGATAGTAAGAGTGGTAATGCTGAACAGGAAGATGAAAAGGAAACCTCAAAGTTGAAACCAACTGTTGCGAAAGTAGATGAATTCGGGAGGCATGTCAGAGAAGGTGCTACAGATAGTGACTCTGATGGATCTCGCAGTATTCGGACCAGGAGGACGAAAAAAAGAGATAGAAGCCGTAGTCGCAGCCGGTCTCGGTCTCGGTCTCCCATAGACAGTAGGAGTAGGAGGAGGAGGAGAAGTCCTCGGAGGAGAAGGGATAAAAGAAGCCAATCTCGCAGGTATGTACCTCTGATGGGCATTGTAGGATGTCTTGATTACCTTctattattttgaacattgtcTACAAACTAACAGTTTATGTAGGATGCACAAGCTGTCTTTTCCTAGATTATTTTGTTGAACCTAAAGCCTTCCTCTGTTAGTTGAGGATCTATGATGCCCCAATATTTTTCCTTCCGCAACGTGCTCAATAATTATCTCCAATAATCCAATACTCTTCAATACACTGTTGATACATGTCAGTGCAGTAATGGAgaccattttaaaaaataaaaaataaattccgATACTCTCTAGTTGCCATCGACATGCTATATTGGCACGGGGAGTCGGGGACTCTTATTCTTCATGATTCTTCACAtcttaaatacatattttatattatatgttgGAAATCACTCATTAATTGCaataaatacaatttatatGACCACTTCACCCATGAAGCTATTAATCTCTATTTTTGCACTTACAtacatacattttttaattgCAACAGATGCAATTTATAACACCTGTTGACCATTTTTGTACTCATTCATACTTTCATCATTATGTTCTATCATGTTTGTTGAAATGCagtaatatatttattctattttgtgAACTGCAATACTGCATTTATTATGTTTTTGTGGTTTCTTTACTATTTGTGTTATAGTGTACAACATATTTCAAGGAACGCAGTATCGTATCTTTGCATCATAGTTGAGGATTGATTGCTTTTCTCACATTTCTAGTCCTGGATCTTGATCACTTCAATTATTCCTCTGAAGAATATTATATTtagaaattttcaaattttttttgctGCAGCTGGTCTCCTCGGCGTCGTAGAAGCAGGAGTAGGTCACCAATCTTAAGACGTTCAGGTGACAGTCATGGTGAGAATGTGAGAAGGGACAAGGCTCAATGCTTTGATTTCTTACGAAGAAAGTGCTACCGCGGAGCATCTTGTAGGTTTGCGCATCATGAATCTGATAAGAATGCTACTTCAAGGCGCTCTAGAAATAAACATGATCTGGAAATCTATTCTCATGAAAAAAATTCTAGGGTTAATGAAGGAGTGAAGAATATTTCTAACAAAGTCTCAGATTATGAGCATGATGGAGTCAGAAATCAAGACATAGATATTCATCAGAATGTAATTGGCCAGGAAGAAGTGCAGAGAAAGGAAGATTCTGAGAGGCGTGCTGAAGGTGTCAGAGAGGTTTCTCCTAAACTGCATGAAACCTTAGTAGTTATAGAAAAGCCCAAGACTTCAATACATGGAAATAATAGTTTTCAGAATGCAGTAAATTCTCATCAGCAGCACTTAGTTTATGACTTTCACCCTGAAGCTTTAAGCAGAGGTGACACTTCTAAATCATCTGGTGGTACATCCAAAGATGTTTTTCCTTCAGAAGATGGCTCACTTGTTCAGCAACTACAATCCAATGTTTCTGTTGAAGTTCCAGAACATTCTGGTGGTACATCTAAAGATGTTATTCCCTCAGAAGATGGTTCATATGTTCAGAAACTACACTCCAATGTTTCTGTTGAAGTTCCAGAAAATTCTGGTGGTACATCGAAAGGTGTATTTCCCCCTGAAGATGGTTCATTTGTTCAGAATCTACAATCCAATGTTTCTGTTAGAGTTCCAGAACATTCTGGTTTCCCATCTCAGCTTCCAAATGTGGCCTGTGTGACTGATTTGTCATCTGATAAAAGATCAATGATTTCTGCTAATGAGGTTTCTGGCAGTGAACATTCACTAAGTATGTTACCAGCCACACAAGTACAGCCAACCACTAGTTCTGTTGGTCCATCTGTAGCATCAGAGCAGCCTTCATTGCACTCTCAAGCTTCCAAAGAGTTTACACCTCAAAGTGGTTCCTTGGTGGAATTCCCATCTCATACTTACCCGTTGCCTGCTTTTGTTGGTTCACATTCCCAGGGTGAAAATGCTCTTCATATGCCACAAATTCCAAGACAATATGGTGTGATGCAGCAAAATGCATTCTTTCCTTTCCAACCCACTACCCGAGAAAAATTTGAACCTTACCCCGCTCCATTACCGATGCCAAATTCTCATTTCAGTGTACCACCGCCTAATAGCTCTTGGACATCCTTGCCACCACCGCCGCCACCACCATCACAGGCGGTGTCTAATTCCAGTTCAAATTTTGGAGTTGcaaattcatttatttcttcAGAGTTTAATCAGAATCAACTACATCTGAGAACTGACTATGTTTCTCAGACTTCCATGGTTCATGGGTTACCAGCTCATTCTCAAAGTTCGAAATTTGAGGATCAAGCTTGCCCTCCAATGCAGGATCATCCACGAACTTTCATGCCTACAGAACCTTTCTCTCCCAAGCATCTCCATCAGGGGAACCCAGCATATCAGCCGCTTCCAAGCTCCACATCTTTTGGCAGCCTGCATCATCAACCAAAACAATTTTCCTGGGAGTCAGATGTGAACAGACCACAGCCTTCTTTGGGCAGCAGGTTGCCTCCTGAAGGACATTTCAGCACATCTTCTCACATATATCCATTATCACAGCAGCAGCAATCAGGTTATAATTTTCAACATACTTCATCTGATGTTAATTTGGCTGGACCTGGAGGGATTGCTACTGTATCCAGATATCCACCAGATATCCCTGATAGCAACCATTCAACTTCTCTTCCAGCTTTTGGAGGATCAAGAATTTCTGGTCACTATAATCCTTATGCATCAACCTTTGAGCAGCCACTAAGTTCGAAATTCAGTTCAAACTTTTTACAACAAGATAATGATATAATTCAAGGCAACAATTATGGTCCTTCTAGATATAGGGAAGGGGATGGTGTTGGATC
Protein-coding sequences here:
- the LOC101503336 gene encoding uncharacterized protein isoform X2: MHHGNGMAPQTFPNVGQNSQHSSNLGVQSHNILPPVASPIGPPSRVLPPPPPHPSSSQGQILHNLHLPPPPLPPPFRSPSLDGVYLHSTVGNYQVPSVAPPPPLPPLPASPPPAPPCPPPPTHHMTSTSSQAACTADPNSTQVPSFESKAVDSVDGFVASCSSGIVPVHNSDANQDGGNCGEVAVAHRNELSPTTSMILDVPPPPPRSAEEKSVSADSDMEMEDDITFSDKDQGSTYAIEVVTQQYDRADEVFRMNEEIQQLQNSTENKLAKGILSSGVVCSGSTGVGKQNEGPGPSSDVKPMKSARSVTKVHSPVNDSIEVAESLLGTGLGRLAAPLDKDFIRNDTSDHSEATNPNRDSEQLMRIGSPIRLLQGYASDETSDNEDEGRTADANNVFTVSAGADPCGPDAHKNCDSYLETDIGFKIPTWTQKELGLLSKSSLDGSKISPCLVQESEGTCKRSVTRTSDGCVEHNIENQMSLNLASSVEAFQGRDGLGGTGFDIDSKSGNAEQEDEKETSKLKPTVAKVDEFGRHVREGATDSDSDGSRSIRTRRTKKRDRSRSRSRSRSRSPIDSRSRRRRRSPRRRRDKRSQSRSWSPRRRRSRSRSPILRRSGDSHGENVRRDKAQCFDFLRRKCYRGASCRFAHHESDKNATSRRSRNKHDLEIYSHEKNSRVNEGVKNISNKVSDYEHDGVRNQDIDIHQNVIGQEEVQRKEDSERRAEGVREVSPKLHETLVVIEKPKTSIHGNNSFQNAVNSHQQHLVYDFHPEALSRGDTSKSSGGTSKDVFPSEDGSLVQQLQSNVSVEVPEHSGGTSKDVIPSEDGSYVQKLHSNVSVEVPENSGGTSKGVFPPEDGSFVQNLQSNVSVRVPEHSGFPSQLPNVACVTDLSSDKRSMISANEVSGSEHSLSMLPATQVQPTTSSVGPSVASEQPSLHSQASKEFTPQSGSLVEFPSHTYPLPAFVGSHSQGENALHMPQIPRQYGVMQQNAFFPFQPTTREKFEPYPAPLPMPNSHFSVPPPNSSWTSLPPPPPPPSQAVSNSSSNFGVANSFISSEFNQNQLHLRTDYVSQTSMVHGLPAHSQSSKFEDQACPPMQDHPRTFMPTEPFSPKHLHQGNPAYQPLPSSTSFGSLHHQPKQFSWESDVNRPQPSLGSRLPPEGHFSTSSHIYPLSQQQQSGYNFQHTSSDVNLAGPGGIATVSRYPPDIPDSNHSTSLPAFGGSRISGHYNPYASTFEQPLSSKFSSNFLQQDNDIIQGNNYGPSRYREGDGVGSRKTASPKPARAVGQILPGSGAEQYDPLFDSIEPSSSLKKFDFEQKQEVTGESNISLRPKSSHMSLDVKEKKHEEVGAAASTSSQNNDEYGETADAEVGDVENESLSDHVDIPNMSPGDDEINQSKSPGKRKKSKDSRSMKLFKVSIANFVKEVLKPSWRQGNMSKVAFKTIVKKTVDKVSGAMKGHRIPKSQEKISQYIDSSQRKLTKLVMGYVDKYVKV